The Tardibacter chloracetimidivorans region AACGCCAGTATGAAATGCATGACCAGCGACAGATAGTCGCCCATGGCCGGCAGCGCCTCCTGCGCCAGGCCCCCGGCATTTCCCTGAAAACCCAGGAAGAAATGAAACGCCGTGGGCATGACGACGAAATAGGCGAGCGACGCGCCCATTGCGAAAAGCACCGGGGTGGCCAGCAGAAACGGTAGGAAGGCGCGCTTTTCATTGCGATACAGGCCCGGCGCGACGAACAGCCATATCTGGTTGGCGATCACCGGAAACGCCAGCATGAAGGCGGCGAACAGCGCAACCTTCACCTCGACGAAAAACGCCTCGTACAGCTTGGTGTAGACAAGCCGCCCCTGGCCGGGGCCGAACGCCTCGGCAAGCGGACGAACGAGGATTCCGAAAATATCGTCGGCGAAATACATGCAGACCGCGAATGACGCGAGCAACATTCCGACACAGTAAAGCAGCCGC contains the following coding sequences:
- the tatC gene encoding twin-arginine translocase subunit TatC; the encoded protein is MKDLDDSRAPLLDHLIELRRRLLYCVGMLLASFAVCMYFADDIFGILVRPLAEAFGPGQGRLVYTKLYEAFFVEVKVALFAAFMLAFPVIANQIWLFVAPGLYRNEKRAFLPFLLATPVLFAMGASLAYFVVMPTAFHFFLGFQGNAGGLAQEALPAMGDYLSLVMHFILAFGIAFLLPVLLMLMERAGLVTRGQLVAGRRYAIVAAFIVAAILTPPDVVSQLMLAIPLIVLYELSLIGIWFTERRRADASGLGAEGS